A region of Alteromonadaceae bacterium 2753L.S.0a.02 DNA encodes the following proteins:
- a CDS encoding acetyltransferase (GNAT) family protein: MNKIMEIEIVVNGKLEEDDVVSLYKANGWSSAEKPKKLMAALNGSDTVVSANYQHKLVGLCNSLTDGSLVVYYPHLLVHPNYHRKGIGKKMMEAMHYIYKDFHQQILVADGKAINFYRSLGFSRAGKSEPMWIYQGNEH; the protein is encoded by the coding sequence ATGAACAAAATTATGGAAATAGAAATAGTAGTAAATGGAAAGCTTGAAGAAGATGACGTTGTTTCGCTCTATAAAGCGAATGGATGGTCATCAGCAGAGAAACCCAAGAAACTTATGGCTGCTTTAAATGGCTCCGATACAGTAGTTTCAGCGAATTATCAACATAAATTAGTAGGATTGTGCAATTCATTAACAGATGGCAGCTTAGTAGTGTATTACCCGCACTTGCTGGTTCATCCCAATTACCATAGAAAAGGCATTGGTAAAAAAATGATGGAGGCTATGCACTACATATACAAGGATTTTCATCAGCAAATCCTTGTAGCAGATGGCAAGGCAATCAATTTCTATCGATCTTTGGGATTTTCCCGGGCCGGGAAATCAGAACCCATGTGGATTTACCAAGGAAATGAACACTAA
- a CDS encoding glutaredoxin, translating to MKNIILFLMVVYGAYQVWQKYKPLPEPLFNTPYVAVYGRDSCGWTQKMIKELKRENIPYQYFIIDREGVAAVLHERMKASGISTRRYNLPVVDTNGTIEIRPNIEQVTAKYYSTP from the coding sequence ATGAAAAACATTATTTTATTTCTAATGGTTGTGTATGGCGCGTATCAGGTTTGGCAGAAATATAAACCCCTGCCAGAACCACTATTTAACACACCATACGTTGCCGTGTACGGTCGTGATTCTTGCGGTTGGACACAAAAGATGATTAAAGAATTAAAGCGAGAGAATATTCCATATCAATATTTTATTATAGATCGCGAAGGTGTAGCAGCAGTGCTACACGAACGAATGAAAGCTAGCGGAATATCGACAAGGCGATATAATTTGCCAGTGGTAGACACCAACGGAACAATTGAAATAAGGCCGAATATAGAGCAGGTTACAGCCAAATATTATTCAACACCATAA
- a CDS encoding hydrogenase expression/formation protein HypE, with translation MSTITLAHGNGGTRMRELVDNVFASKLANTILNTDLDAAHLNLTGTNWAMTTDGFTVQPLFFPGGTIGSLAIHGTINDLAVAGAEAKYLSLSAIIEEGLQTEELEHIVDDMAVAARDAKIQVVTGDTKVVPRGHGGGIYFTTTGIGKKLETLTLNYYQLKANDAILVSGPVGNHGIAVMMAREAFGLRSDIKSDSANIFPFVNALTQISKPSAVKQLRDPTRGGVNMVLQDWTRCSGLGINLSEEQLPIEPAVKAVCEMLGYDPFNLACEGRVMAVVESNYVDEILTHWQKLPNGEQAAQIGTFVSSHTQVVMHTPIGGQRILQALEDEPLPRIC, from the coding sequence ATGAGCACCATAACCCTGGCCCATGGCAATGGCGGAACCCGAATGCGGGAACTGGTGGATAATGTCTTCGCAAGCAAATTAGCCAACACGATTCTAAATACTGATCTGGATGCGGCACACTTAAATCTCACCGGAACCAATTGGGCAATGACAACCGATGGATTTACAGTGCAGCCCCTTTTTTTCCCCGGCGGCACCATTGGCAGCCTGGCAATTCATGGCACGATAAACGATCTCGCCGTTGCTGGTGCAGAAGCCAAATATTTAAGCTTGAGTGCGATTATTGAAGAAGGTTTACAAACCGAAGAGTTGGAACACATTGTTGATGATATGGCAGTTGCCGCACGTGATGCCAAGATACAAGTGGTTACCGGCGATACCAAAGTAGTACCGCGGGGGCACGGCGGCGGCATATATTTTACAACCACTGGCATTGGCAAAAAGCTGGAAACCTTAACGCTTAATTACTACCAACTCAAAGCCAACGATGCAATTTTAGTGAGTGGCCCTGTGGGTAATCACGGCATTGCCGTTATGATGGCCCGCGAGGCGTTTGGATTACGCAGCGATATTAAAAGCGACTCAGCCAATATTTTTCCGTTCGTAAATGCGCTCACACAAATATCCAAGCCCAGTGCCGTGAAGCAACTTCGCGATCCCACTCGCGGAGGCGTTAACATGGTATTACAAGACTGGACGCGCTGCAGTGGCCTGGGCATAAACTTATCAGAAGAACAACTCCCCATTGAACCCGCCGTAAAAGCCGTGTGCGAAATGCTCGGTTACGACCCTTTCAACCTGGCCTGCGAAGGCCGGGTTATGGCCGTGGTTGAATCCAATTATGTCGATGAAATCCTAACCCATTGGCAGAAACTCCCGAATGGCGAGCAAGCCGCACAAATCGGCACTTTCGTTTCTTCACACACGCAAGTGGTTATGCACACACCCATTGGTGGACAGCGCATATTGCAAGCTTTAGAAGATGAACCTTTGCCAAGAATTTGCTAG
- a CDS encoding hydrogenase maturation protein HypF — translation MICRQYIMGGLVQGVGFRPFVHNLAEQLSLKGWVQNNNGRVSILVEGDEQQIQCFEKKILFEAPPLAKPTIRERFDKTASHLKNFIILSSDSKTQRPKSAAGTPEIHLPADLYTCPDCQWELLHPGNARYQYAFINCTQCGPRYTIIDALPYDRNNTAMRSFPLCETCGREYNDSENRRFHAEPLACPECGPQLQFLPMQPASSGDIQRAPLVAACEAINEGKIIAVKGIGGFHLVCDAHNEAAIGHLRSTKPRPDKPLAVMLSPETLGEHSPASELHIQQLVSAVRPVVLCPKHPQSTLPPSIAPGLNDIGIIFPYSPLHFMLMDKLQKPLVVTSANISGEPVFTESDELRERLSNVINGVLDHNRPIRRPADDSVIHIINNQPQTLRIGRGLAPLELSNPYPLGDRTLLATGAHSKNTLCLAFGERIVVSPHIADMDSLRSQHVFEQLSDDFCRLYQQAPSDLAHDAHPDYTTSRWAAKQNTERHPIWHHHAHASSLYAINGEQGLPCSEPIIAFTWDGTGLGCDGTLWGGDCLSGKPANWQRQFYFKPFKLPGGEKASREPWRIADSLRLHCGLTPKNEDPLLYSMWQQNINTPSTTAVGRFLDGCAALLNVCEHSSYEGQAPMQLQALAERHDTTKFIDMPIVGNEVLWLGLVKWLIKRKPQCNEAARVVHNSLAHSLVKQACLVSKNTGISTVAISGGVFQNSLLVEQIARLLPEHGLKLYNPGYIPVNDGGLCIGQVIEAAARMQSN, via the coding sequence ATGATTTGCAGACAATATATAATGGGAGGCTTGGTACAAGGTGTAGGATTTCGCCCATTTGTGCACAACCTGGCAGAACAGCTCTCGCTCAAAGGTTGGGTGCAAAACAATAACGGTCGGGTTTCAATTTTAGTGGAGGGCGACGAACAACAAATTCAGTGTTTTGAAAAAAAAATATTATTCGAAGCACCACCATTGGCCAAGCCGACCATTCGAGAACGCTTCGATAAAACCGCCAGCCATTTAAAAAATTTTATAATCCTTTCTAGCGATAGCAAAACACAGCGCCCTAAATCGGCAGCCGGTACTCCGGAAATTCATTTGCCAGCCGATCTCTATACCTGCCCTGATTGCCAATGGGAATTACTGCACCCCGGAAACGCACGCTACCAATACGCGTTTATTAACTGCACCCAGTGCGGCCCCCGTTACACTATTATCGATGCGCTACCTTACGACCGAAACAATACGGCAATGCGCAGTTTTCCGCTTTGCGAAACCTGCGGTCGCGAATACAACGACAGCGAAAACCGCCGCTTTCATGCCGAACCACTGGCTTGTCCCGAGTGTGGTCCGCAACTCCAATTTCTGCCAATGCAGCCAGCCAGTAGCGGCGATATTCAGCGCGCACCTCTGGTAGCCGCCTGCGAGGCCATAAATGAAGGTAAAATTATTGCTGTGAAAGGGATTGGCGGTTTTCACTTGGTTTGTGATGCACACAATGAAGCGGCTATCGGCCACTTACGCAGTACCAAACCGCGACCCGACAAGCCTCTGGCCGTAATGCTCTCCCCGGAAACACTCGGGGAACACAGCCCCGCCAGTGAGTTACACATTCAACAATTGGTATCGGCTGTGCGCCCAGTGGTGTTGTGCCCTAAACATCCGCAGTCAACCTTGCCCCCAAGCATCGCACCCGGGTTAAATGACATCGGCATAATATTTCCCTACAGCCCACTGCATTTCATGTTAATGGATAAACTCCAAAAACCGCTGGTGGTAACATCCGCTAACATCAGTGGCGAACCGGTGTTTACTGAGAGTGACGAATTAAGAGAACGTTTGAGTAACGTTATAAACGGTGTGCTTGATCACAATCGCCCTATTCGCAGACCCGCGGATGATTCAGTCATACACATTATTAATAATCAGCCACAAACACTTCGTATCGGTCGGGGTCTTGCCCCTCTGGAATTAAGTAACCCCTACCCATTGGGCGATCGCACGCTATTGGCTACCGGTGCACACAGTAAAAATACCCTGTGCCTCGCGTTTGGTGAACGCATTGTGGTTTCACCACACATCGCCGATATGGACAGCCTGCGCAGCCAGCACGTGTTCGAACAACTCAGCGATGATTTCTGCCGGTTGTACCAACAGGCACCAAGCGATTTAGCACACGACGCCCACCCCGATTACACCACCAGTCGCTGGGCTGCAAAGCAAAATACTGAGCGCCACCCCATTTGGCACCACCACGCGCACGCCAGTAGTTTGTACGCAATAAATGGCGAGCAAGGTTTACCGTGCAGTGAACCCATTATTGCATTTACCTGGGATGGTACCGGACTGGGCTGTGATGGCACACTTTGGGGCGGCGATTGCCTCAGCGGTAAGCCTGCCAATTGGCAACGACAATTCTATTTCAAACCGTTTAAATTACCAGGTGGCGAAAAAGCCAGCCGCGAGCCCTGGCGTATAGCCGATAGTCTGCGTTTACACTGCGGCTTAACACCAAAAAATGAAGACCCACTGCTTTATTCCATGTGGCAACAAAATATTAATACCCCAAGCACTACCGCTGTAGGACGTTTTCTGGATGGCTGCGCCGCGTTGCTTAATGTGTGTGAACACAGCAGTTATGAAGGTCAGGCACCGATGCAGCTACAGGCACTCGCGGAGCGCCACGACACCACAAAATTTATCGATATGCCCATTGTCGGCAACGAGGTGCTGTGGCTCGGGTTAGTGAAATGGCTTATTAAACGCAAGCCACAATGCAACGAAGCCGCGCGCGTGGTGCACAACAGTTTAGCCCACTCACTCGTAAAACAGGCCTGCCTGGTGAGTAAAAACACTGGAATTTCCACCGTCGCTATCAGTGGTGGTGTATTTCAAAATTCTCTGCTCGTAGAACAAATTGCAAGACTACTTCCTGAACACGGATTAAAACTTTATAACCCCGGGTACATACCGGTTAATGATGGTGGGCTTTGCATCGGTCAGGTTATTGAAGCCGCAGCACGTATGCAAAGCAATTGA
- a CDS encoding hydrogenase expression/formation protein HypD has product MSAAAQTLLAKIQGLVPPATPFNLLNVCGGHERSITQAGLRAVLPEWLKLIPGPGCPVCVCPEEDIALAITLALNESVIVLAFGDLLRVPITGNASNTNAHKIRSLEVAKAAGGDIRPIASPLEAKAIARQNPDKTVIFFAAGFETTMAPVAALAYEICNNQLPDNLQFLISGRRTWPAVNALLQDKQALQIHGMIAPGHVATVMGANEWQFLIDDYAIPTAIAGFEAESLMAAFLNVLQQAQSNKLQLGNCYPQVVTPEGNKTAQQLLNACFAITSSRWRGIGSIPCSGYELKPQFNHINARITYAHHSEHAATIGKENIMPKSCQCADVVMARRQPHQCPLYGNGCTPRQPVGPCMVSDEGACRIWWSAGVNAA; this is encoded by the coding sequence ATGAGCGCTGCTGCGCAAACCCTGCTCGCCAAGATACAGGGGCTGGTACCTCCTGCCACGCCCTTCAATTTATTGAATGTGTGTGGCGGGCATGAACGCAGCATTACCCAGGCAGGTTTGCGCGCAGTATTACCCGAATGGTTGAAATTAATACCCGGGCCGGGTTGCCCGGTATGTGTTTGCCCAGAAGAAGATATCGCACTGGCTATAACACTGGCGCTGAATGAATCGGTTATTGTGCTGGCTTTTGGCGACCTGCTTCGCGTCCCGATAACAGGCAACGCCAGTAACACCAATGCACATAAAATACGTTCCCTGGAAGTCGCCAAGGCCGCCGGTGGCGATATCCGGCCTATCGCCTCCCCCCTGGAAGCAAAAGCCATCGCACGGCAAAACCCCGATAAAACGGTCATATTTTTTGCTGCGGGATTCGAAACCACCATGGCACCCGTCGCCGCCCTGGCATACGAAATTTGCAATAATCAATTGCCTGACAATCTGCAATTTTTAATTTCAGGCCGACGAACATGGCCTGCGGTAAATGCCTTACTGCAAGATAAACAAGCGCTACAAATTCACGGCATGATTGCTCCCGGGCATGTTGCTACAGTAATGGGCGCTAATGAGTGGCAATTTCTCATTGATGATTACGCAATTCCCACGGCGATCGCGGGCTTCGAAGCAGAAAGTTTAATGGCCGCTTTTCTTAACGTACTGCAACAAGCCCAAAGCAACAAATTACAACTGGGTAACTGCTACCCGCAAGTGGTAACACCCGAAGGCAATAAAACCGCACAACAGCTACTCAACGCGTGTTTTGCAATTACCAGTTCCCGCTGGCGCGGAATCGGAAGCATTCCATGCTCTGGGTACGAATTAAAACCTCAGTTCAATCACATAAACGCTCGTATCACCTATGCCCATCACAGTGAACACGCAGCAACAATTGGCAAAGAAAATATTATGCCGAAAAGTTGCCAATGCGCCGACGTTGTAATGGCGCGCCGCCAACCCCATCAATGTCCACTCTACGGCAACGGTTGCACACCACGCCAACCAGTAGGCCCCTGCATGGTTTCTGATGAAGGTGCCTGTCGCATTTGGTGGAGCGCCGGAGTAAACGCCGCATGA
- a CDS encoding hydrogenase nickel incorporation protein HypB, translating to MCETCGCTLKPHKAQAIKTGSVLQPADELRHHHDQNQQSKSQQHQNQKRQSELSSSHDVLQNIMDANDSMARDNRLLLNKHGVFTLNLMSSPGAGKTRLLEATIKRLKKNMTIAVIEGDLETENDANRIRSQGVTAVQITTGSACHLDAHYIHDALLQLPLKDIDLLFIENVGNLVCPAAFDLGQDANIALLSTTEGDDKPLKYPVMFQKIDGLVISKLELLEFFDDFAVRAAESNLRKLANHSPVWPLSAKTGEGLEVWLDWLTESCRKKIATQNNHVSSENSETKLLEKRA from the coding sequence ATGTGTGAAACCTGCGGATGCACACTCAAACCACACAAAGCGCAAGCCATTAAAACCGGTTCGGTACTACAACCTGCAGACGAGTTGCGGCATCATCATGACCAAAATCAGCAAAGCAAAAGCCAACAGCATCAAAACCAAAAGCGCCAATCAGAGTTGAGCAGCAGTCACGATGTATTGCAAAATATTATGGATGCCAACGACAGTATGGCTCGAGACAATCGTCTACTACTTAACAAACACGGTGTGTTTACTCTCAACCTAATGTCATCTCCCGGCGCCGGCAAAACACGCCTGCTGGAAGCCACCATTAAACGCCTTAAAAAAAATATGACTATCGCCGTTATTGAAGGCGATCTTGAAACTGAAAATGATGCAAACCGTATTCGCAGCCAAGGCGTAACCGCAGTACAAATTACCACGGGGTCTGCCTGCCACCTGGATGCCCATTACATTCACGATGCCCTGCTGCAATTGCCACTCAAAGATATCGATCTGCTTTTTATCGAAAATGTCGGCAACCTCGTGTGCCCAGCGGCGTTTGACTTGGGGCAGGATGCGAATATTGCCCTGCTGTCTACCACCGAAGGCGATGACAAACCACTGAAATACCCGGTAATGTTTCAAAAAATCGACGGCTTGGTCATCAGCAAGCTGGAGCTGCTGGAATTTTTTGATGATTTTGCCGTGCGAGCCGCGGAAAGTAATTTGCGAAAACTTGCCAATCACAGCCCGGTATGGCCGCTTTCGGCAAAAACGGGAGAGGGCTTGGAAGTCTGGTTGGATTGGTTAACGGAATCCTGTCGCAAAAAAATCGCTACGCAAAACAATCACGTTTCATCCGAAAACAGCGAAACAAAACTTTTGGAGAAACGCGCATGA
- a CDS encoding Zn finger protein HypA/HybF involved in hydrogenase expression codes for MHEFSLCQSLMREATKIAATRSDELSQHQKIQTPITLITGVTARIGLFAGIDKHLLKRAFDIAIQDHHRQWQDNPDGEAASSLNITFAPRAQLTIESLPGAIFCRECNRNYRVDQQEYSTHHLNCTVDPTHHTHLVGGDELLLVNVQLQQVSLEEYCKYNVSSTSAAALN; via the coding sequence ATGCATGAGTTCAGCCTTTGCCAAAGCCTGATGCGCGAAGCGACTAAGATTGCTGCAACACGCAGCGATGAATTATCACAACATCAAAAAATCCAAACACCCATTACACTGATAACCGGTGTGACTGCCCGCATTGGTTTATTTGCCGGAATCGACAAACATTTGCTGAAGCGCGCGTTCGATATCGCTATCCAAGATCACCATCGTCAGTGGCAAGATAATCCTGATGGCGAAGCTGCAAGCTCGCTTAACATAACATTCGCACCACGTGCGCAACTCACCATTGAATCGCTGCCCGGCGCCATATTTTGCCGCGAATGCAATCGGAATTACCGAGTCGATCAACAAGAATACAGCACGCACCACCTGAATTGCACAGTTGACCCTACGCATCATACGCACTTGGTGGGAGGCGATGAACTTCTTCTGGTAAACGTGCAATTGCAGCAGGTATCTCTTGAAGAATACTGCAAGTACAACGTTAGCTCGACAAGCGCAGCTGCGTTAAATTAA
- a CDS encoding hydrogenase expression/formation protein HypC, whose amino-acid sequence MCLAIPMKICAINDGIANCEAAGVYRDVSLQLIADQKLQSGDFVLVHLGYAIQKVAAQDAAISRAAFDEMQVAEKGEAHA is encoded by the coding sequence ATGTGCTTGGCTATTCCTATGAAAATATGTGCCATTAACGACGGTATCGCCAATTGTGAAGCCGCGGGCGTGTATCGCGATGTAAGCCTGCAACTGATTGCAGACCAGAAACTGCAAAGTGGCGATTTTGTTCTGGTTCACTTGGGCTATGCGATACAGAAAGTGGCGGCACAGGATGCCGCTATCAGTCGTGCGGCGTTTGACGAAATGCAGGTTGCAGAAAAGGGTGAAGCCCATGCATGA
- a CDS encoding 4Fe-4S dicluster protein, with protein MTLHYLSPENFPKILTVLAQAGYELVGPQVRDGAIVYDHLNDVEDLPRGVESEQKPGSYQLKETYSNRYFSWANGPSALKPLLYRSRQPLWVAEQVAQPSDIGLVFKDVVATPSPTAVIGVRPCDIAAMKIHDKHFLESDYVDAYYKAERDALFTVAVNCATCSETCFCASTGDGPNADSGYDWLLDELDSGFLIQAGSPQGEVLLAELPLREPNDAMLAEARTQFEKTQQQQKRFLIDENMHANLFSQLDNRRWHDIAERCLACGNCTAVCPTCFCHRETETADLDGATTTHFREWDSCFNADHSVMHGHSVRDTGDLRYRQWMLHKLGSWVMQYGRSGCVGCGRCIAWCPAGIDFPAEANAISGEFALWEQ; from the coding sequence ATGACGCTCCATTATTTATCGCCGGAAAACTTCCCAAAGATATTGACCGTACTTGCACAAGCGGGCTATGAGCTTGTTGGCCCACAGGTTCGCGATGGAGCGATCGTGTACGATCATCTCAATGATGTTGAAGATCTTCCGCGGGGAGTTGAGTCGGAACAGAAACCAGGCTCTTATCAATTAAAAGAAACCTATTCCAATCGTTATTTTTCCTGGGCGAATGGCCCCAGTGCGCTTAAACCTTTGTTATATCGCTCACGTCAACCATTGTGGGTTGCCGAGCAGGTGGCGCAACCGAGCGATATAGGTTTGGTTTTTAAAGATGTGGTTGCAACACCCAGCCCAACAGCCGTGATTGGTGTGCGGCCTTGCGATATCGCCGCTATGAAAATCCACGATAAACACTTTTTGGAAAGTGATTACGTGGATGCCTACTATAAAGCGGAACGCGATGCGCTGTTTACAGTTGCTGTAAATTGCGCGACCTGCAGCGAAACCTGTTTTTGTGCATCTACCGGGGATGGCCCGAATGCAGACAGCGGCTACGATTGGTTGCTCGATGAACTCGACAGTGGCTTTTTAATTCAGGCCGGTTCCCCTCAGGGTGAAGTATTACTTGCGGAACTGCCGTTGCGAGAACCCAACGATGCGATGCTTGCCGAAGCGCGTACCCAATTTGAAAAAACTCAGCAGCAACAAAAACGTTTTCTTATAGACGAAAACATGCACGCGAATTTATTTTCGCAACTCGATAACCGCCGCTGGCACGACATTGCCGAGCGCTGTCTGGCCTGCGGAAATTGCACAGCGGTTTGCCCCACCTGTTTTTGCCATCGTGAAACCGAAACCGCAGATTTAGACGGTGCCACAACCACACACTTCCGCGAATGGGATAGCTGCTTTAATGCCGATCACAGTGTTATGCATGGGCATTCGGTACGGGATACCGGCGATTTGCGTTACCGTCAATGGATGCTGCATAAATTGGGCAGTTGGGTAATGCAATACGGACGCTCCGGCTGTGTAGGGTGTGGACGCTGTATCGCCTGGTGCCCTGCGGGAATTGATTTCCCAGCCGAAGCTAATGCAATTAGTGGGGAGTTTGCGCTATGGGAACAATAG
- a CDS encoding NAD(P)H-flavin reductase — translation MGTIEESIATEGCRASQKLANDYVPMSARIIERIEETPNIFTWKLLIEDAQQREAYKYACGQFNMVYLFGVGEVAISIMGSEGEYLLHTIQAVGRVTNAMANLKPGDRVGIRGPYGTGWPMVPAKSRDVVFITGGLGCAPAVSAIREAIAHRDDYGRIVIMQTVLHRHDMLWEAQYDEWRQVRATQVLLATDRDNTAWPNWKKGRVGALFREARFDASHCTVMCCGPHPMMTGTSRQLIAMGVPETDIYLSLERNMQCALGHCGHCQMDEAFVCKDGPVFTYAKIKDVLERRGF, via the coding sequence ATGGGAACAATAGAGGAAAGCATTGCAACAGAAGGTTGCAGGGCATCGCAAAAGCTGGCTAATGATTATGTGCCTATGTCGGCTCGAATTATCGAACGCATTGAAGAAACGCCCAATATTTTTACTTGGAAACTTTTAATCGAAGACGCGCAACAACGCGAAGCCTATAAATACGCTTGTGGTCAGTTCAACATGGTGTATTTGTTCGGTGTGGGTGAAGTTGCCATTTCAATTATGGGTAGTGAGGGCGAATACCTGCTGCATACCATTCAGGCGGTAGGTCGCGTTACCAATGCCATGGCCAATTTAAAACCGGGAGATCGTGTTGGTATTCGTGGGCCTTATGGTACCGGTTGGCCAATGGTGCCCGCGAAGAGTCGCGACGTGGTTTTTATTACCGGCGGCTTGGGGTGTGCTCCGGCGGTTTCGGCGATTCGCGAAGCTATCGCTCATCGGGATGATTACGGCCGGATCGTAATTATGCAAACCGTATTGCATCGTCACGATATGTTGTGGGAAGCACAATACGATGAATGGCGGCAAGTGCGTGCCACTCAGGTTTTGCTGGCCACCGACCGTGATAACACCGCCTGGCCTAATTGGAAAAAAGGTCGCGTGGGTGCTCTGTTTCGCGAAGCGCGTTTTGATGCATCGCACTGCACGGTAATGTGTTGTGGGCCGCACCCGATGATGACTGGCACTTCGCGGCAATTAATCGCAATGGGTGTTCCCGAAACCGATATTTATTTAAGTCTCGAACGCAATATGCAGTGCGCGTTGGGACACTGTGGCCACTGTCAAATGGATGAGGCGTTTGTGTGTAAAGATGGCCCGGTGTTCACCTATGCGAAAATTAAAGATGTGCTAGAGCGCAGGGGGTTTTAA
- a CDS encoding coenzyme F420-reducing hydrogenase gamma subunit encodes MSDTAKKPRVSVHKFASCSGCQLAFINMGEDLIKLTQLVDIVHFAEAGPLGPDEKVDISFIEGSITTPHDVERLEAIRERSSFVITVGACATSGGIQALKNNADSDVWMRSVYAKPEYISSLSTSAAIKNHVKVDYELWGCPVDVKQMVAAVRHLLFGVAPLPVAEKVCQECKRKNTVCVMITKQQPCMGPVTRGGCGALCPSFGASCYACYGPSELTNVKLLGNRFLGFGLTPDEVRRKFQGMHNAAPEFAEANVIWSDARGGV; translated from the coding sequence ATGAGTGATACAGCGAAAAAACCGCGTGTGAGTGTTCATAAATTTGCCTCCTGTTCCGGCTGTCAGTTGGCATTTATTAATATGGGTGAAGACCTTATAAAACTCACCCAATTGGTAGACATTGTACATTTTGCCGAAGCTGGGCCACTGGGGCCGGATGAAAAAGTTGACATCAGTTTTATCGAAGGCTCTATAACTACGCCACACGACGTTGAACGTTTGGAAGCTATTCGGGAACGCAGTAGTTTTGTTATTACCGTTGGCGCTTGTGCAACTTCCGGGGGAATCCAGGCATTAAAGAATAATGCCGATAGCGACGTTTGGATGCGTTCAGTGTACGCCAAGCCTGAATACATCAGTTCGCTTTCCACCTCTGCTGCCATTAAAAATCACGTTAAAGTGGATTACGAGTTGTGGGGCTGCCCGGTGGATGTGAAACAAATGGTGGCAGCGGTGCGCCATTTATTATTTGGTGTCGCGCCCCTGCCTGTTGCCGAAAAAGTGTGTCAGGAATGTAAGCGTAAAAATACCGTGTGTGTGATGATCACCAAACAGCAACCGTGTATGGGGCCGGTAACCCGAGGGGGCTGTGGTGCCTTGTGCCCATCCTTCGGCGCAAGTTGCTACGCCTGTTACGGGCCATCAGAACTCACCAATGTAAAACTACTGGGTAATCGTTTTCTGGGTTTTGGGCTAACGCCCGACGAGGTGCGCCGTAAATTCCAGGGCATGCACAACGCAGCTCCAGAATTTGCCGAGGCAAATGTGATTTGGTCTGATGCGCGAGGGGGTGTGTGA